DNA sequence from the Pseudoxanthomonas sp. genome:
CGTGCGGGGCCGTGTCACGGCGTGCTCCATGCAGGGGTGGGGGTCTTTCAACCCTCGCCCGTCGCAGGTCGACAACGGGTGAATTGCATGAACGGCGCCGTCACGGCGATTCGAGCGCGCGAGGCGCGGGCTCCGGAAAAAGTGAAGCCCCGGGGGCAGCCGGGGCTTCGTGGAAGGCCTGTGGCGGAGCATCGGACGAGGAAGTTGAGCAGCAGGCCTTGCACACCACTGACAGGGAGTGTCCATCAAAGTTCCGGAAAATTCCCGGGAAAATTCTGAACAGGGGAAACGGTTACACGCAGGCAGGGCAAGGGATGCGGCCGGATCGCGGGCGTACGCCCGGTTTTCGACCTTTGGCGGTTGTCCCGGAAATTGTCCCGCTGCTATACTTTTGCGGCTCGGCGAGGCGCTTTACTGCCTCTTACCCGCCAATTCCGTAGGGCTTTCGTGTGCAGAATTCCGTCGCTACGGGCCGGCGGCTAGTGTTGCGCGCCGCTGTCTGGCAGACGGGGGCGGTACTGCTGGTCGCGCTGCTGTTCCTGCTCCGGGGCGTGCCCCAGGCGGTCGCGGCGGCGGTCGGAGGGCTGGCGATCGTGGCCGGTGCGCTGCTGGCGGCCTGGATGGCCTTCGGCGGTGGCGTACTCGGGGCCGTTTCGGCGGTGCTGAGGCTGGTCGCGGGGATGGTGGTGAAGTGGGTCGTGGTGATCGGTGTGCTGGTCGTTGGCGCGGGGCTGTACAAGCTGCCTCCGCTGCCTCTGCTGGCGGGCGTGATCACCGGACTGGTGGCACAGGTGCTGGTCGCGACCGGCAAGCAGCGATAACCCAACTAGAAAGGTTTCCGACTCATGGCGGGCGAAGCTCTGACTCCCACCAGCTACATCCAGCACCACCTGAAGAACCTCACGGCCCAGGTGGGCGGTGAGGGTCCGTTCTGGACGATCAACGTCGACACCTTCGTGACCGCCGTGCTGATGGGCCTGGTCATCGTGTTCGCCTTCTGGCTGGCCACCCGCAAGGCGACCGCCGGCGTGCCGGGCAAGTGGCAGGCCTTCGTCGAGATCATGCTCGAGTTCGTCGACAAGCAGGCCCGCGACACCTACCACGGGACCAGCAAGCTGGTGACGCCCATCGCGATCACCATCTTCTTCTGGATCCTGATGATGAACCTGCTGAAGATGATCCCGGCCGACTTCATCGCCAAGCCGCTCGAACTGATGGGCGTGCACTACTGGAAGCCGGTCCCGACCGCCGACGTCAACGCCACCCTCGGCATGTCGATCAGCGTGTTCTTCCTGATGCTGGTGTTCGCCTTCCGCTCGAAGGGCCTGGGCGGCTTCGCGCACGAATTCCTGACGGCGCCGTTCGGCAAGTGGATGATGCCGTTCAACCTGATCCTCAACATCGTCGAATGGGTCAGCAAGCCCATCTCGCTGGCGATGCGACTGTTCGGCAACATGTTCGGCGGCGAGATCGTCTTCCTGCTGATCTGGGTGCTGGGCGGCGCGGGCATCCTCGGCATGCTCGGCGGCGCAACGTTCGGCCTCGGCTGGATGCTGTTCCACCTGCTGGTCATTCCGCTGCAGGCCTTCATCTTCATGATGCTGTCGATCGTCTACCTCAGCTTGTCGGAAGACAGCCACTAACGTTTCCGCTTCACCGTTCCCTTCGTACCATCCACCTTTCAAGCACTTAGTTCCGGAGATCACCATGGAAAGCATCCTCACCAACCTCGCCCAGGTCCAGGCTTCGACCGCCCTCGCCATCGGCATCATGATCGGCCTGGCCGCGCTGGGCGCCGGTCTGGGTCTGGCCATCATGGCCGGCAAGTTCCTGGAATCGGCTGCCCGCCAGCCGGAACTGATCCCGGTCCTGCAGGTGCGCATGTTCATCACCGCCGGCCTGATCGACGCCGCGTTCATCATCTCGGTCGCCGTCGGCCTGCTGTTTGCCTTCGCCAGCCCGTTCATCACGATCTTCACCGAGCAGCTGGCCAAGCTGGCGGGCTGATCCGTCGCGTGCACGCCTGACCGCGCGCTCCGGCCCGCGGTCAGTCACCAGGCGTAGCTGGGCCGGCGCGACGTGCGCGGGCCCTTCATCACCGGCAGGTTTACGATGAATATCAATCTCACTCTGTTCGCCCAGGCGCTGGCCTTCGCCGGCCTGATCTGGATCATTGCGACCAAAATCTGGCCGCCGCTGCTGGCTGCCATCGAAGAACGCCAGCAGAAGATCGCCGAAGGTCTCGCTGCGGCCGACCGCAGCCAGAAGGACCTGGCCCAGGCCCAGGAAAAGGTCAACGAGGCGTTGAAGGAAGCCCGCGTCAAGGCCAACGAGATCATCGACCAGGCCCACGCGCGCGCCAACCAGATCGTCGATGCGGCCAAGAACGAAGCGATCGCCGAAGCCAACCGCCAGAAGGAACTGGCGCAGGCCGAGATCGACGCCGCCGCCACGCGTGCCCGCGAGGACCTGCGCAAGCAGGTGTCCGCGCTGGCCGTCAGCGGTGCCGAGAAGCTGTTGAAGCGCGAGATCGACGCCAACGCCCACAAGGCGCTGCTCGACGAACTCGCCGCCGAAATCTGATCCGGACGATCCGATCGATGAGCCAGGCCCTGACTGTCGCCCGCCCCTACGCCCGCGCCGCCTTTGCGACGGCGCGCGACGAAGGCCACCTCGCCGCCTGGTCGCAGGCGCTGGATTTCGCCGCGCATGTCGCGGCGGATCCGCGCGTGGCCGCGCTGCTGCCCAACCCGCAGCTGCTGCCGGCCGAGGCGGTCGCGCTACTGGCGCCGGAAGGCGCGAGCGAGGCGTTCACCCGCTTCCTGGGCATCCTCGCCGATGCGCGCCGCCTGCCGCAGCTGCCGGAAATCGCCGGACTGTTCGAGGAGCTGCGCGCCGAGGCCGAGCATGTCGTGAAGGCGAAAGTCACCTCCGCCACGGACCTGCCCGCCGGCGAACTCGACGTGATCAAGGCCGCGCTGAAGAAGCGCTTCGGCCGCGAGGTCGAGGTCGAGACGGCGGTCGACGCCTCGCTGATCGGCGGCGCCGTGATCGATGCCGGCAGCGTGGTGATCGACGGCTCGCTGAAAGGCAAGCTGGCGCGCCTGCAGTCCGCGTTGACGCACTGAATTCCCATTGAACCGCCGCGCGCGAGCCGGCACACAGGACTTACCCATGGCTACCACGCTCAACCCCTCTGAAATCAGCGACCTGATCAAGACCCGTATCGAGAAGGTCAAGCTGGCCGCGGAGTCGCGCAACGAAGGCACGGTCACCAGCGTGTCCGACGGCATCGTGCGCATCTTCGGCCTGGCCGACGTGATGCAGGGCGAAATGATCGAGCTGCCGAACAACACCTACGCGCTGGCGCTGAACCTGGAGCGCGATTCGGTCGGCGCCGTGGTCCTGGGCGACTACGAGCACCTGCGCGAAGGCGACGTGGCCAAGACCACCGGCCGCATCCTGGAAGTGCCGGTCGGTCCGGAAATGCTCGGCCGCGTGGTGAACGCGCTGGGCGAGCCGATCGACGGCAAGGGCCCGCTGGGCACCTCGCTGACCGCGCCGGTGGAGCGCGTGGCCCCGGGCGTGATCTGGCGCAAGTCGGTCGACCAGCCGGTGCAGACCGGTTACAAGTCGGTCGACGCGATGATCCCGATCGGCCGCGGCCAGCGCGAGCTGATCATCGGCGACCGCCAGACCGGCAAGACCGCGATGGCCATCGACGCCGTGATCAACCAGAAGGGCACCGGCATCAAGTGCGTGTACGTCGCGATCGGCCAGAAGGCCTCGACCGTGGCCAACATCGTGCGCAAGCTGGAAGAGAACGGCGCGCTGGCCCACACCGTGGTCGTCGCCGCCACCGCCTCCGAGTCGGCCGCGATGCAGTACATCAGCGCCTACTCCGGCTGCACCATGGGCGAGTACTTCATGGACCGCGGCCAGGACGCCCTGATCGTGTACGACGACCTGTCCAAGCAGGCCGTGGCCTACCGCCAGATCTCGCTGCTGCTGAAGCGTCCGCCGGGCCGCGAAGCCTACCCGGGCGACGTGTTCTACCTGCACTCCCGCCTGCTCGAGCGCGCCGCGCGCGTGTCCGAGGAGTACGTCGAGAAGTTCACCGAAGGCAAGGTCACCGGCAAGACAGGTTCGCTGACCGCCCTGCCGATCATCGAAACGCAGGCCGGCGACGTGTCCGCGTTCGTGCCGACCAACGTCATTTCGATCACCGACGGCCAGATCTTCCTGGAAACCGACCTGTTCAACGCCGGCATCCGCCCGGCCGTGAACGCCGGCATCTCGGTGTCGCGCGTCGGTGGCGCCGCCCAGACCAAGATCATCAAGAAGCTGTCGGGCGGCATCCGCATCTCGCTCGCCCAGTACCGTGAGCTGGCCGCGTTCGCGCAGTTCGCCTCGGACCTGGACGAAGCCACCCGCAAGCAGCTGGAGCGCGGCCAGCGCGTCACCGAGCTGATGAAGCAGAAGCAGTACGCGCCGATGTCCATCGCCCTGCAGGCGCTGTCCATCTACGCCGTCAACGAGGGTTACCTGGACGACGTGCCGGTCAACAAGATCCTGGCGTTCGAAGACGCGCTGCACGCGCACTTCACCAACACCCAGGGCGCGCTGGTCGACACGATCAACAGCACCGGCAACTGGAACGACGAGATCGAAGGCGCCTTCAAGAAGGGCATCGCCGAGTTCAAGCAGACCGGCACCTGGTAATGAAGCCGTGATATGTGATTCGTGATTCGTGATTCGCAGGAGCAACGGCGGATCGCGGGACCCACGAATCACCCATCACGAATCACGAATCACCGCGAGCGAAGCGAGTAGACATGGCAGGCGGACGCGAAATCAAAACCAAGATCAAGAGCGTGCAGAACACCCGCAAGGTGACGCGCGCGCTCGAGATGGTCTCGGCCTCCAAGATCCGCAAGGCGCAGGACCGCATGAAGACCTCGCGCCCGTACGCGCGCGCGATGAAGCAGGTGATCGGCCACCTGGCCCAGGCCAACACCGATTACCAGCATCCCTTCATGGTGGAACGGCAGGACGTCAAGCGCGTCGGCTTCATCATCGTGTCGTCCGACCGCGGCCTGGCCGGCGGCCTGAACAACAACCTGTTCCGCAAGATGCTCGGCGAGATCCGCCAGTGGAACGAGAAGGGCGTCGAGGTCGACGTGGTCACCATCGGCCAGAAGGCCTCGGTGTACTTCCGCCGGGTCAAGGTCAACAT
Encoded proteins:
- the atpB gene encoding F0F1 ATP synthase subunit A, whose protein sequence is MAGEALTPTSYIQHHLKNLTAQVGGEGPFWTINVDTFVTAVLMGLVIVFAFWLATRKATAGVPGKWQAFVEIMLEFVDKQARDTYHGTSKLVTPIAITIFFWILMMNLLKMIPADFIAKPLELMGVHYWKPVPTADVNATLGMSISVFFLMLVFAFRSKGLGGFAHEFLTAPFGKWMMPFNLILNIVEWVSKPISLAMRLFGNMFGGEIVFLLIWVLGGAGILGMLGGATFGLGWMLFHLLVIPLQAFIFMMLSIVYLSLSEDSH
- a CDS encoding F0F1 ATP synthase subunit delta: MSQALTVARPYARAAFATARDEGHLAAWSQALDFAAHVAADPRVAALLPNPQLLPAEAVALLAPEGASEAFTRFLGILADARRLPQLPEIAGLFEELRAEAEHVVKAKVTSATDLPAGELDVIKAALKKRFGREVEVETAVDASLIGGAVIDAGSVVIDGSLKGKLARLQSALTH
- a CDS encoding F0F1 ATP synthase subunit B; amino-acid sequence: MNINLTLFAQALAFAGLIWIIATKIWPPLLAAIEERQQKIAEGLAAADRSQKDLAQAQEKVNEALKEARVKANEIIDQAHARANQIVDAAKNEAIAEANRQKELAQAEIDAAATRAREDLRKQVSALAVSGAEKLLKREIDANAHKALLDELAAEI
- the atpE gene encoding F0F1 ATP synthase subunit C, whose amino-acid sequence is MESILTNLAQVQASTALAIGIMIGLAALGAGLGLAIMAGKFLESAARQPELIPVLQVRMFITAGLIDAAFIISVAVGLLFAFASPFITIFTEQLAKLAG
- the atpA gene encoding F0F1 ATP synthase subunit alpha, producing the protein MATTLNPSEISDLIKTRIEKVKLAAESRNEGTVTSVSDGIVRIFGLADVMQGEMIELPNNTYALALNLERDSVGAVVLGDYEHLREGDVAKTTGRILEVPVGPEMLGRVVNALGEPIDGKGPLGTSLTAPVERVAPGVIWRKSVDQPVQTGYKSVDAMIPIGRGQRELIIGDRQTGKTAMAIDAVINQKGTGIKCVYVAIGQKASTVANIVRKLEENGALAHTVVVAATASESAAMQYISAYSGCTMGEYFMDRGQDALIVYDDLSKQAVAYRQISLLLKRPPGREAYPGDVFYLHSRLLERAARVSEEYVEKFTEGKVTGKTGSLTALPIIETQAGDVSAFVPTNVISITDGQIFLETDLFNAGIRPAVNAGISVSRVGGAAQTKIIKKLSGGIRISLAQYRELAAFAQFASDLDEATRKQLERGQRVTELMKQKQYAPMSIALQALSIYAVNEGYLDDVPVNKILAFEDALHAHFTNTQGALVDTINSTGNWNDEIEGAFKKGIAEFKQTGTW